One window from the genome of Candidatus Afararchaeum irisae encodes:
- a CDS encoding valine--tRNA ligase codes for MEVPKSYDSSEVEERWRDEWDDSLYAHDPDSDAPDYRIDTPPPYPTGNLHIGNALGWCYMDFVARYKRLQGYNVLFPQGWDCHGLPTEVKVEEEQGVHRSEVPRDEFRQMCIDHTYEQIDEMRDTMDVLGFSQDWSHEYITMEPEYWGKTQRSFLEMADDGYAYQGKHPVNWCPRCETAIADAEVEREEEEGVLVYLEFPVVGDDDVIEIATTRPELLPACGAVAVDPDDERFEEYVGEEVEVPIFGQTAEVIQDEEVDPEFGTGAVMICTFGDKQDVEWWQEYDIDLREAFTKTGGLTEIAGEYEGMEIDEAKEAIIEDLEDEGYLYDKEPLEQNVGKCWRCDTPIEILSKEQWFIEVRQNEILEKAEEVDWIPDHMHSRLVDWTEGMEWDWVISRQRVFATPFPVWYCDDCGSVKFASVDEVPVDPTEEDPETPCEDCGGTSFTPEEDVMDTWMDSSISAMHVAGWPEEGFEPTQLREQGHDIIRTWAFYTILRTAALEDEIPWEEALINGMVFGDDGHKMSKSRGNFVQPEEAVDEYSADAFRQSLASGGRPGSDIQFRWKEVKRASKFMTKLWNIYRFSASHITKDVYDYEDEAPDADLRLADRWILSKLSETADEVEEAMDEHRFDLALKELREFVWDDVADDYVEMVKGRLYEEDGDGYEAVRWTLRTLIESVVVMFSPVAPFFSEEVYSGLRDESVNNADWPRVEVYDADALEAGELQAEIASSVRRWKSEEGIALNAELDRVEVYAESESVGERLDIDDLSDTLSSEVTVETGEPDLEEVPVGVDPDMSVIGPEYRDTAGEIVSALESSDPSEVREEKETGAVEVEVNDGVIELDSDAVGIENELRSGGREVEVIETDGATVLVFE; via the coding sequence ATGGAAGTTCCGAAGTCGTACGACTCCTCCGAGGTCGAGGAGAGATGGCGCGACGAATGGGATGACTCTCTCTACGCCCACGATCCCGACAGCGACGCTCCTGACTACAGGATAGACACACCTCCGCCGTATCCGACGGGCAACCTCCACATAGGAAACGCCCTAGGCTGGTGTTACATGGACTTCGTGGCGCGGTACAAGAGGCTCCAGGGCTACAACGTCCTCTTCCCACAGGGATGGGACTGCCACGGACTCCCGACTGAGGTCAAGGTCGAGGAGGAACAGGGCGTCCACAGATCGGAGGTGCCGAGGGACGAGTTCCGGCAGATGTGTATCGACCACACCTACGAACAGATCGACGAGATGCGTGACACGATGGACGTACTCGGCTTCTCACAGGACTGGTCACACGAGTACATCACGATGGAGCCCGAGTACTGGGGGAAGACACAGAGGTCTTTCCTTGAAATGGCAGACGACGGCTACGCTTACCAGGGTAAACATCCCGTCAACTGGTGTCCGAGATGTGAGACCGCGATAGCCGACGCCGAGGTCGAGAGAGAAGAGGAGGAGGGCGTCCTTGTCTACCTCGAGTTCCCCGTCGTAGGAGACGACGACGTGATCGAGATCGCGACGACACGTCCCGAGCTTCTGCCTGCGTGTGGTGCGGTGGCTGTCGACCCCGACGACGAACGTTTCGAGGAGTACGTCGGAGAGGAGGTCGAGGTTCCTATATTCGGACAGACCGCCGAGGTCATACAGGACGAGGAAGTCGACCCCGAGTTCGGTACGGGAGCCGTCATGATCTGTACATTCGGTGACAAACAGGACGTCGAGTGGTGGCAGGAGTACGACATAGATCTCAGAGAGGCGTTCACTAAGACGGGAGGGCTCACAGAGATAGCGGGAGAGTACGAGGGGATGGAGATAGACGAGGCGAAGGAAGCGATCATAGAAGACCTCGAGGACGAGGGATATCTCTACGACAAGGAGCCTCTCGAACAGAACGTCGGAAAGTGCTGGAGATGTGACACGCCGATAGAGATACTCTCGAAGGAACAGTGGTTCATAGAGGTCAGACAGAACGAGATACTCGAAAAGGCGGAGGAGGTCGACTGGATACCCGACCACATGCACAGCCGCCTAGTCGACTGGACCGAGGGAATGGAGTGGGACTGGGTCATATCGCGCCAGCGCGTATTCGCTACGCCTTTCCCCGTCTGGTACTGTGACGACTGTGGCAGTGTCAAGTTCGCCTCGGTCGATGAGGTTCCGGTCGATCCCACTGAGGAAGACCCCGAGACGCCCTGTGAGGACTGCGGTGGTACGTCGTTCACCCCCGAGGAAGACGTCATGGACACGTGGATGGACTCCTCGATCAGCGCGATGCACGTCGCTGGCTGGCCCGAAGAGGGATTCGAGCCCACACAGCTCAGGGAACAGGGTCACGACATAATACGGACGTGGGCGTTCTACACAATTCTCCGTACTGCGGCACTCGAAGACGAGATACCGTGGGAGGAGGCACTCATAAACGGAATGGTCTTCGGAGACGACGGACACAAGATGTCGAAGTCACGCGGCAACTTCGTCCAGCCTGAGGAGGCTGTCGACGAGTACTCCGCCGACGCATTCAGACAGTCTCTCGCGTCGGGTGGACGTCCCGGAAGCGACATACAGTTCCGGTGGAAGGAGGTCAAACGCGCCTCGAAGTTCATGACTAAGCTCTGGAACATCTACCGCTTCTCGGCGTCGCATATCACGAAGGACGTCTACGACTACGAGGACGAGGCTCCCGATGCCGATCTGCGCCTCGCTGACAGATGGATACTCTCGAAGCTCTCCGAGACAGCCGACGAGGTCGAGGAAGCGATGGACGAACACCGTTTCGACCTCGCACTCAAGGAGCTAAGGGAGTTCGTCTGGGACGACGTCGCCGACGACTACGTCGAGATGGTCAAGGGACGTCTCTACGAGGAGGACGGCGACGGCTACGAGGCTGTGAGATGGACTCTACGTACGCTGATAGAGTCGGTCGTCGTTATGTTCTCGCCCGTCGCACCCTTCTTCTCCGAGGAGGTCTACTCGGGTCTCAGGGACGAGAGCGTCAACAACGCCGACTGGCCCCGGGTCGAGGTCTACGACGCCGACGCCCTCGAAGCCGGAGAGCTCCAGGCTGAGATCGCTTCGTCTGTGAGGAGATGGAAGAGCGAGGAAGGGATCGCACTCAACGCAGAGCTCGACAGGGTCGAGGTCTACGCAGAGTCGGAGTCTGTCGGCGAGAGACTCGACATTGACGACCTCTCGGACACCCTGTCTTCCGAAGTCACAGTCGAGACCGGAGAGCCCGACCTCGAAGAGGTGCCCGTCGGTGTCGACCCCGACATGAGCGTGATAGGACCCGAGTACAGGGACACCGCGGGAGAGATAGTCTCGGCTCTCGAGTCGTCCGATCCTTCGGAGGTCAGAGAGGAGAAGGAGACCGGAGCCGTCGAGGTCGAGGTCAACGACGGGGTTATAGAGCTCGACTCCGACGCCGTCGGTATAGAAAACGAGCTACGTAGCGGCGGGAGAGAGGTCGAGGTCATAGAGACTGACGGCGCGACGGTCTTAGTCTTCGAGTAA
- a CDS encoding bifunctional 5,10-methylenetetrahydrofolate dehydrogenase/5,10-methenyltetrahydrofolate cyclohydrolase — MEVIDGESVAEEVRDSVTEEVEEMETPPKLVAVLMSDDPASETYVSMKEKDCGEVGIESEVVRIDPSESEEKLMSVIDDLNHDDSVDGFIVQLPLPDHVDETKALEAVSPEKDVDGFHPENKGLLMEGRPRFVPATPMGVQKLLTATGNSPDGKDVVILGRSDIVGKPLANLLVQKSDGANATVTVCHSGTRNVKEHTRRADIIVAAVGVPEFVTAEMVSEETVVIDVGINKVDGELVGDVDYEGVSEKAAAITPVPGGVGPMTRAMLLRNTVEAAKLSE; from the coding sequence ATGGAAGTAATCGACGGCGAATCCGTGGCTGAGGAAGTAAGGGACTCTGTAACCGAGGAGGTCGAGGAGATGGAGACACCTCCTAAGCTGGTTGCAGTTCTCATGAGCGACGACCCCGCGAGCGAGACATACGTCTCGATGAAGGAGAAGGACTGCGGCGAGGTCGGCATAGAGTCGGAGGTCGTACGTATAGATCCCTCGGAGTCCGAGGAGAAGCTGATGTCGGTGATAGACGACCTCAACCACGACGACTCGGTCGACGGCTTCATAGTCCAGCTTCCTCTTCCCGACCACGTAGACGAGACGAAGGCACTCGAAGCGGTCTCACCCGAGAAGGACGTCGACGGCTTCCATCCCGAGAACAAGGGTCTTCTGATGGAGGGACGTCCGAGGTTCGTCCCCGCGACTCCGATGGGTGTCCAGAAGCTCCTGACGGCGACCGGCAACTCGCCCGATGGGAAGGACGTCGTTATACTCGGTAGGTCGGACATAGTCGGGAAGCCCCTCGCCAACCTCTTAGTCCAGAAGTCGGACGGCGCGAACGCGACTGTGACAGTCTGTCACTCTGGAACTCGGAACGTCAAGGAACACACCCGACGCGCCGACATAATCGTAGCCGCTGTCGGAGTACCCGAGTTCGTGACCGCTGAGATGGTCTCGGAGGAAACAGTCGTTATAGACGTCGGAATAAACAAGGTCGACGGTGAACTCGTCGGGGACGTCGACTACGAGGGGGTCAGCGAGAAGGCGGCTGCGATAACACCCGTGCCCGGCGGTGTGGGTCCCATGACACGTGCGATGCTCCTCCGTAACACGGTCGAGGCGGCTAAGCTTTCTGAGTAG
- a CDS encoding NifU family protein has product MSVESDNIINVTSEAATKANELMEDRGLDGYGIRISVDYKGGDADYSLEFSQKPMDSDRIVETDGLTLFIDSESEAAVEGSTLDYVVENGRGGFTVKSAGGKDEAEFDESTVEGQVRSFLVRNFPQIQGHGGEAIIEELDEDEGYVKLSLEGACSGCGISDATAEAIMRKLPKTVEDISRVEVDAGSGGAGADVPF; this is encoded by the coding sequence ATGAGTGTCGAATCCGACAACATTATTAACGTCACATCAGAAGCCGCAACAAAGGCAAACGAACTCATGGAAGACAGGGGTCTCGACGGCTACGGGATACGTATCTCCGTCGACTACAAGGGAGGAGACGCCGACTACTCTCTCGAGTTCTCACAGAAGCCGATGGACTCCGACAGGATCGTCGAGACTGACGGTCTGACACTCTTTATCGACTCCGAGTCAGAAGCCGCAGTCGAGGGGAGCACACTCGACTACGTAGTCGAGAACGGAAGGGGAGGCTTCACGGTGAAGTCTGCTGGGGGGAAAGACGAGGCGGAGTTCGACGAGTCGACAGTCGAGGGACAGGTGCGTTCGTTCCTCGTGCGTAACTTCCCACAGATACAGGGACACGGCGGTGAGGCAATCATAGAGGAACTCGACGAGGACGAGGGATACGTCAAGCTCAGCTTAGAGGGGGCGTGTTCGGGCTGTGGCATATCCGACGCGACCGCCGAGGCGATAATGAGGAAACTGCCCAAGACGGTCGAGGACATATCTAGGGTCGAGGTCGACGCGGGATCGGGCGGCGCGGGTGCCGACGTACCGTTCTGA
- a CDS encoding protoglobin domain-containing protein codes for MNPRDYEKRRREISGSELAEAIGLDDDEIHERKEYVGFDGDDTQTLEEMMSVFESLENQIAEDFYDHTMSFEGTREVIDRSDVTSEYLKKVHGPYLTRMGMGDYGREYFEDRTRIGKLHEMVDMPVKYYVGTYMLYYDRVISEIFERLKSEKTDEADIDEANERVISFLRATNLDLQVAMDTYIDSYTKEVERKNDRLEEFAEVVSHDLRNPLNVAQGHLEIAASQTTDETVENSLREVDEALERMEDLIHDVLELARHGRSIENVSAVSLSDAVEEAWDNVDTRDAEIEVEVDDRNDSVCSDHDRLIQLLENLFRNSMDHGGDVSEVRVGRLEDGFYVEDDGVGIPEGKRDDIFESGFTTSDEGTGLGLSIVKEITEAHGWRIEVVEGDDGGARFEIRGVESA; via the coding sequence ATGAACCCGAGGGATTATGAGAAAAGACGTCGGGAGATCTCGGGGTCTGAGCTAGCCGAGGCGATAGGTCTCGACGACGACGAGATTCACGAGAGGAAGGAGTACGTCGGCTTCGACGGCGACGACACACAGACTCTTGAGGAGATGATGTCGGTCTTCGAGAGTCTCGAGAACCAGATCGCCGAGGACTTCTATGACCACACTATGTCTTTCGAGGGGACGCGCGAGGTCATAGACAGATCCGACGTGACGAGCGAGTACCTCAAGAAGGTTCACGGACCCTATCTCACGCGTATGGGAATGGGAGACTACGGCAGGGAGTACTTCGAGGACAGGACACGTATAGGGAAGCTCCACGAGATGGTCGACATGCCCGTCAAGTACTACGTCGGCACATACATGCTCTACTACGACAGGGTTATCTCTGAGATCTTCGAGAGGCTCAAGTCGGAGAAGACAGACGAAGCCGATATAGACGAGGCTAACGAAAGGGTTATCTCTTTCCTGCGTGCTACCAACCTCGACCTTCAGGTCGCCATGGACACCTACATAGACTCGTACACTAAGGAGGTCGAGAGGAAGAACGACCGTCTCGAGGAGTTCGCGGAGGTAGTCTCACACGACCTCAGGAACCCTCTCAACGTCGCGCAGGGTCATCTCGAGATAGCAGCCTCACAGACGACCGATGAGACGGTTGAGAACAGCCTCAGAGAGGTCGATGAGGCTCTCGAAAGAATGGAAGACCTGATACACGACGTCCTCGAACTCGCGCGCCACGGGAGGTCGATAGAGAACGTATCCGCAGTCAGTCTCTCCGACGCCGTGGAGGAGGCTTGGGACAACGTCGACACCAGAGACGCCGAGATAGAAGTTGAGGTAGATGACAGAAACGACTCGGTCTGTTCGGACCACGACCGTCTGATACAGCTTCTCGAAAACCTATTCAGGAACTCGATGGATCACGGCGGTGACGTCTCGGAGGTACGTGTGGGAAGACTCGAAGACGGCTTCTACGTCGAGGACGACGGTGTGGGAATACCCGAAGGGAAGAGAGACGATATCTTCGAGTCGGGATTCACGACATCCGACGAGGGCACGGGTCTCGGTCTCTCGATAGTCAAGGAGATCACAGAGGCTCACGGCTGGAGAATCGAGGTCGTGGAGGGAGACGACGGTGGCGCG